A segment of the Synechococcus sp. CBW1002 genome:
TGGAAGCGGCAGCTCCTGGACGGTGCCAGCGAGCTCTTCACCCGAGGCAAGAAGACCAAGGACAAGGAGGAGGGGCAGGCCAAGGAGGCGGAGCTGTTCCAGCAGATCGGACGGCTGCAGATGGAGCTGGAGTGGCTCAAAAAAAAGTCTCAACTGCTCTGATGCCCGTGAACTGCGCAAGCTGGTCGATCACGACCACCCCGAGCTCAGCATCAGCAGGCAGTGTGCGCTGCTGGGGCTGCCTCGATCCACGCTGTACTACCGGCCGACACCGGTCCGTGTATCGACGCTGCGGATCATGGCCAGGATCGATGCTCTCTACCTGGAGGATCCCTGCAGCGGCAGCCGCCGGATGGTGGACTATCTGGCCCAAGATGGTATCCCGATCAGCCGAGATCGAGTGCGAAACCTCATGCGGCGCATGGGATTACGGGCGATCTACCAGAAGCCCCGGACGACGGTTCCAGGTGATCCGTCCGTGCGGTTCCCCTGCCTGGTGGACCTCACGCAGGTCACGTCGGTGGATCAGGTCTGGGCGACCGACATCACCTACATCCCTCTGCAGAAAGGGTTCCTCTATCTGGTGGCGATCATGGATCTCCATTCCAGGCATGTGCTCAGCTGGAGGCTCTCCAACAGCCTTGACACGAAGTTCTGTCTGGAGGCCCTGGAGATGGCCTTGGGAGGCGGCCGTAGGCCAGAGATCTTCCACTCCGATCAAGGCTGTCAGTTCACGTCCGCTGACTTTGTGGCCAGACTCAAAGGGGAGCGGATCCAGATCAGCTGGTCCGGCAGAAAGCGGTGCTACGACAACATCCTTGTTGAACGGCTGTGGAGGACTGTCAAGTACGAGGAGGTCTACCTACGGGCATACAGCGATGGCTGGGACGCTGAAATCAGCCTGGCCCGCTTCCTGTGGCGGTATTGCCATGTAAGACCTCACAGTTCCCTTGGAGGCAAAACTCCCCACGCGGTCTACACTGAGGCCGAACCATGTTCCACCCGTCCTGGGTTAACGATGTCAGGGGCCGGAACTGTCCAATAAAAGGCACCCACCTCAGAGTCCCTAAAGAAAAACACACCGTTCGACAACCACCATTGATTGACTTTGCCAAACCTCGTCTGTTCGAGTGAACAATATCCTTGGCTTCCTCGCTTGCAAGTTTGTTGCTAGGTTGCTCTTCTCGTGAGCTTGAACCCTAAGCATAGTCAATCGAGATTAGCGTAGTTGCGCAAGTTAAGATGTGTCGAGTCGAACACACATCAATTACTCATCTAAAATGAACATTACGTTAAAGCAGCTATACTTTTTGACGTATGTCTATTCATGGCAGCTTATATTAACCCAAATATTATTTGCCTCTAACTAATGGGATGCAAAGACAATGTCTATGCCTGTCTTATTGGTCTTGGGCGTGGGATCACTTCAAATAGCAGATGCAATAACTTGATCAGACCGACCTAATCTGAATAATTCTCACTATCGCTCAGACAAGCCTCAATCAGTATAGTCAACGTGGTCGGCCTCTGCCTCAACCACTAGATGATCACTGCGTGGTGCTCTCGGTAGATCGCCGAAGTGGAACAATGGATGCCATATTGAACACAGCCATGCCATGCTCTCTGAGCATCAGCCGTCGTTTCGGCGTCTCTATTGCTCGTTTCCCGTTCTGAAAGGACTGTTCGAAGCGCGGCCTTCCCCTTGTTTGATTGTCAGCACGAATGGTGAACCCTCACCAATCCTGGTTTAATCTTAATCTGTGATCCACAGTATCCATGTTTACTCTTTTCCTGCCTGGCAGTTTTCGCCGCAGTTCAGATTATGTCTGGTTGAGTAAATGCTTGGCTCATAATAGCGACTTTTATACTGTTGATTATCCGGTTAGCTCTACTGTAGCCAAATTAAACTCTGAGTTCTATGTTTCAGACTGTTTACTACAGGTTCGTCGTGAACTAATCTATGGTAGCCAATCAACATCAGATTCAAGACTTTCGATTGCCTATGAGGAGTCAGTCATTGGATCATTTTTAGGGCAAGTTAGGAAACGTCATGGCAAATCAATTTCTGATCATGAGATCCTTTCTCAAACACTAATCATTGGTCATAGTCAAGGAGCAGGGCACGCCGCAGTTATTGCTATGGATAACAGTCTTAACGGCGTACTGCTCATTTCAGGACCAGCTGATTCATACCAGCATGTTCCTTCTTCCTGGACCGGGATCAGGGCAAGAACTTCCAGAAGTCGTTATAAAATGTTTGTCCATGCTGAAGATAGACATTCGAGAATGTGTCTATACCATTCAACACTTCTTGGATTACAGAATATTAGCGTACTCACGGAGTCATCTAAACTAGAAGATATCATATCCAGTCAAGTTGTCATTGACACACGGCCCTTGCCCCCCTTAAAATCACATGACTGCTTGACGTTCGATTCCGAAAAGCTTGATGACTTCAATAAGTTATATTTATCTGCAGTTATTGCCAAACATAATTCAGCTCTAGTGCCTTTTTAATGAGTACTTACTCGCGTTAATTGAACTTAATCGATTCAGCAATGAAGACCTCCCCGTTTTTTAATTTCCTTCCCCCTGCATCTGTGGACAACTCTTCTCATGAACCTCATGACAATGAAGATTCGCAGCACGAGATCGCCAATTCCATCGACTCTTATCTCGAAGTCTTGATGGAACGAGCTAATCTTGACAGCACTGTTGCTGGTCGAGAAAATAGTATTGAATACAATACACTGACGCAGATTGTTTCAGTTTCCCGAAAAGATGCTGATCAATCTTACGTTGATGTCTCCGATGACGAAGATGCTGAACATCAGCTTGATCCACAGCCATCAAGTTCTGAGCTTGTAGCGGAGCCCTTCAGTGAGATGGAGTCTGAAAATGCTCATGTAGCGTTATTTAAATTTTTGTTTGAGCCAATTGATTCTTCTACTGTAAATGACGAGTCACCTGATTTAGTTCTTTCCACTGAACTCATTAATGATCTTCAGGACCTGAAGGACAGGATGCAACATCGCTACAATGTCATAAGGCGCAATCTTTTCAACAGCTCAAATGGTCATGATTGATCCTATTTTTTTATTGAGTCCGCCTCGTTCTTTCTCATCAGTTGTTTCGTCTATTATTGGCCAGCATCCTGATCTCTATTGTTTTCCTGAGCTCCACCTTCTTTATCGTGATGACATAGGTCATTTACTATCTAATAAGTCAAACATCAAGTATGCAAGATTTGCACCTAGTGGCCTTCTGAGAGCAATCGCACAGGTTCACGAAAACAAACAAGATAGTGCAGCCTGTAGCCGTGCTTGGATGTGGCTGGCGAACAATCAGTCAATGACTAGCAAGCAGCTGTTTGAATATCTATGCAATGCCTATTATCCTAGGGTCTGTATCGAGAAGTCGCCGCCAAATACTAAGACAATTGATCGCATGATCAGATTATTTAAATACTATCCAAATGCCAAATTTATTCATCTTACGCGAAGTGTTGTCGGTGCTTCAAAATCTTTGAAGGAGTTCTTCGAGTTTAGGCGTACAGTTAATAGTCCTGCGGCAGGGCATCCTATGGTTAAGGAGAACTATGCTTTAATGTGGTATGCCATGCATCGCAATATACTGAAGTTTCGCTCTATTGTTCCGCCTTCCAACTTCCTTACTGTTAGTGGGGAGGCAATTCTATCTGATCCACGAGTAGTTCTACCTCAACTATGTCGCTGGCTTGGTGTCTCGGACGATAGTTTATGCATTGATGAGATGCTCAAGCCTGAGGCGTCCCCTTATGCCTTTTATGGTCCACGTATGGCACCTTGTGGCAATGATCCGAAGTTTATAACTAATCCGGAGTTTCGGCAAATGAGGCGAAAAAAATATTCTCAATACGATGTACGGGAGTATCTTCTTTCTAATGGACGACCTGCATTTACTCGTTCCTACCTTGATAAGCTTGATGATGAAGCAACTATAGAACGCCTACATTCCTGGGATTACTCTATGCTTGAACTAGTTATGGATATGGAGGCACAACTTGGCTACGCCTGAACGAATGAATTTACTTTCTATTCCCCTCCCTGGAGGGACCAACGATACTCAGCAAATATTGGCTGTCCATCAGTCAATTAATTCTGTCGGAATGTGGATTCTTCTTTCTACGACTTCTTCTCGCACTCTTGTCTACTGTACATCATCTAATTCTGATTCATGCTTTGTACTTCCGTACAATTTTGTTTATCTTGGTTCATCGCTCAATGGTGAGTTATTTTTCATAACTGACGAAACCGAAAGCGCTAAATCCTTGTTGTATATTATAAATTTTGATCCTTCTTTTGGCATCAAGGTGACTAACGTTAATATTAAGTTTAAGCCCAGTCATTTGAATGAACTACTTAAATACTGTAAGCCTCGTATTGACCTGGCAGGTTCTTCTACTTTGAATAATTCTCCTTTACTTAATGATAATGCGCTCAACGAGGCTACCTTAACTTCTGTTTGTGTTCCATTCCATAGTTATCGCGATGTTTTATCTATTAGAAATATTACACTGCCAATATCATCTTGTTATGAATGCAATTCAAGCATTGCCAACGCTATCTCTGTCTTTCAATCTCACTATCCGTACCTGTCGCTTGTTGATGCTATTGAGCTCCGTGATCATTCGGTTGTACTTATAGCCAATGATTCTTCTATAAGAACTTTGAGTTGTGGGGTTGAATCCAGACTGTTTACCTGTAA
Coding sequences within it:
- a CDS encoding transposase, whose product is MSKRRTHSPEFKARVAMEAISGRKTIQEIAADHAIHPIQVSQWKRQLLDGASELFTRGKKTKDKEEGQAKEAELFQQIGRLQMELEWLKKKSQLL
- a CDS encoding IS3 family transposase, with the translated sequence MSRQCALLGLPRSTLYYRPTPVRVSTLRIMARIDALYLEDPCSGSRRMVDYLAQDGIPISRDRVRNLMRRMGLRAIYQKPRTTVPGDPSVRFPCLVDLTQVTSVDQVWATDITYIPLQKGFLYLVAIMDLHSRHVLSWRLSNSLDTKFCLEALEMALGGGRRPEIFHSDQGCQFTSADFVARLKGERIQISWSGRKRCYDNILVERLWRTVKYEEVYLRAYSDGWDAEISLARFLWRYCHVRPHSSLGGKTPHAVYTEAEPCSTRPGLTMSGAGTVQ
- a CDS encoding sulfotransferase, giving the protein MIDPIFLLSPPRSFSSVVSSIIGQHPDLYCFPELHLLYRDDIGHLLSNKSNIKYARFAPSGLLRAIAQVHENKQDSAACSRAWMWLANNQSMTSKQLFEYLCNAYYPRVCIEKSPPNTKTIDRMIRLFKYYPNAKFIHLTRSVVGASKSLKEFFEFRRTVNSPAAGHPMVKENYALMWYAMHRNILKFRSIVPPSNFLTVSGEAILSDPRVVLPQLCRWLGVSDDSLCIDEMLKPEASPYAFYGPRMAPCGNDPKFITNPEFRQMRRKKYSQYDVREYLLSNGRPAFTRSYLDKLDDEATIERLHSWDYSMLELVMDMEAQLGYA